From Quercus lobata isolate SW786 chromosome 1, ValleyOak3.0 Primary Assembly, whole genome shotgun sequence, one genomic window encodes:
- the LOC115979730 gene encoding histidine-containing phosphotransfer protein 1-like isoform X3 has translation MSLEIQKALLFGFIQNMYDEGYVNDQFWQIQQMKKTNQPDYAVRAVTSYCMSAQNLFTQLTDHINQENVDFHQVNVSARELFEQSNSVGAAHVKHACVELLHACEENDKDYCSKTLYWTKNEFSQLKRKFETVVQTVAE, from the exons atgtctttggAGATTCAGAAAGCTCTGCTCTTTGGCTTCATTCAGAACATGTATGACGAG GGATATGTGAATGACCAATTCTGGCAAATAcaacaaatgaagaaaactaATCAACCAGATTATGCTGTGAGAGCAGTCACCAGCTACTGCATGTCTGCACAAAATTTGTTCACTCAGTTGACGGATCACAT CAACCAAGAGAATGTTGATTTTCATCAGGTTAATGTTTCCGCTCGTGAATTATTTGAGCAATCAAACAG TGTTGGTGCAGCGCATGTCAAGCATGCATGTGTTGAACTCCTTCATGCTTGTGAGGAGAATGATAAGGATTA TTGCTCCAAGACTCTGTATTGGACTAAGAATGAATTCTCCcaactgaaaagaaaatttgagacTGTTGTTCAG ACAGTGGCAGAGTGA
- the LOC115979730 gene encoding histidine-containing phosphotransfer protein 1-like isoform X1, with protein MSLEIQKALLFGFIQNMYDEGYVNDQFWQIQQMKKTNQPDYAVRAVTSYCMSAQNLFTQLTDHINQENVDFHQVNVSARELFEQSNSVGAAHVKHACVELLHACEENDKDYCSKTLYWTKNEFSQLKRKFETVVQQSRHTCMCREVFFVYKWFVDKRVVFWGTNKRKENLGQTKSRWRERSLTLRMDIERKLKHVTRWVLYDLSS; from the exons atgtctttggAGATTCAGAAAGCTCTGCTCTTTGGCTTCATTCAGAACATGTATGACGAG GGATATGTGAATGACCAATTCTGGCAAATAcaacaaatgaagaaaactaATCAACCAGATTATGCTGTGAGAGCAGTCACCAGCTACTGCATGTCTGCACAAAATTTGTTCACTCAGTTGACGGATCACAT CAACCAAGAGAATGTTGATTTTCATCAGGTTAATGTTTCCGCTCGTGAATTATTTGAGCAATCAAACAG TGTTGGTGCAGCGCATGTCAAGCATGCATGTGTTGAACTCCTTCATGCTTGTGAGGAGAATGATAAGGATTA TTGCTCCAAGACTCTGTATTGGACTAAGAATGAATTCTCCcaactgaaaagaaaatttgagacTGTTGTTCAG CAATCAAGACACACATGCATGTGCagagaagttttttttgtttataaatggtTTGTGGACAAAAGGGTAGTATTTTGGggaacaaacaaaagaaaagagaatttgGGACAAACAAAGTCTAG ATGGAGAGAAAGATCATTGACCTTGAGAATGGACATTGAAAGGAAGCTGAAACATGTCACTAGATGGGTCCTATATGATCTCTCCAgctaa
- the LOC115979730 gene encoding histidine-containing phosphotransfer protein 1-like isoform X2: MSLEIQKALLFGFIQNMYDEGYVNDQFWQIQQMKKTNQPDYAVRAVTSYCMSAQNLFTQLTDHINQENVDFHQVNVSARELFEQSNSVGAAHVKHACVELLHACEENDKDYCSKTLYWTKNEFSQLKRKFETVVQMERKIIDLENGH, encoded by the exons atgtctttggAGATTCAGAAAGCTCTGCTCTTTGGCTTCATTCAGAACATGTATGACGAG GGATATGTGAATGACCAATTCTGGCAAATAcaacaaatgaagaaaactaATCAACCAGATTATGCTGTGAGAGCAGTCACCAGCTACTGCATGTCTGCACAAAATTTGTTCACTCAGTTGACGGATCACAT CAACCAAGAGAATGTTGATTTTCATCAGGTTAATGTTTCCGCTCGTGAATTATTTGAGCAATCAAACAG TGTTGGTGCAGCGCATGTCAAGCATGCATGTGTTGAACTCCTTCATGCTTGTGAGGAGAATGATAAGGATTA TTGCTCCAAGACTCTGTATTGGACTAAGAATGAATTCTCCcaactgaaaagaaaatttgagacTGTTGTTCAG ATGGAGAGAAAGATCATTGACCTTGAGAATGGACATTGA